A single window of Vanessa atalanta chromosome 27, ilVanAtal1.2, whole genome shotgun sequence DNA harbors:
- the LOC125074341 gene encoding histone H1.1, embryonic-like: protein MSSDGSDIEMQSALPKKTFKKAPKSPTADILKKQEVKKLSTKEMINQALIDLKSRKGTSLYAIKKYLEEKYHVDVEKNNYLIKKYLKASVEIGTIVQTKGVGATGSFKLAAGKDKLEKTKKKKEKKSEKTEKSKPEKTKTKKKVESNDESKKVAKKMPKKVEISKKNETTDKKEKDVTKKSKNKKEKAVKSKASKMAKGMQTPAKKRAAMMKRKSIGSIIKPPKMKPKAAA, encoded by the coding sequence ATGTCGTCAGATGGGTCGGACATCGAAATGCAATCGGCGTTAccgaaaaaaacatttaagaaaGCACCAAAAAGTCCAACAGCAGATATTTTAAAGAAGCAAGAAGTGAAAAAGTTAAGTACGAAAGAAATGATTAATCAAGCGTTGATCGATCTGAAAAGTCGCAAAGGAACGTCTCTGTACGCCATCAAGAAATATCTCGAAGAGAAATATCACGTTGATgttgagaaaaataattatttaatcaagaaATATTTGAAAGCAAGCGTTGAAATCGGAACGATAGTCCAAACTAAAGGGGTAGGAGCCACCGGATCGTTCAAACTGGCAGCCGGCAAGGATAAATTAGAGAAAacgaagaagaagaaagaaaaaaaatctgagAAGACAGAAAAATCAAAACCGgagaaaactaaaactaaaaagaaaGTTGAATCGAACGATGAAAGTAAAAAAGTAGCGAAGAAAATGCCGAAAAAAGTTGAGATctcaaaaaaaaacgaaacaacaGATAAAAAAGAGAAAGACGTCACGaagaaatctaaaaataaaaaagagaaagCTGTCAAGTCGAAGGCAAGCAAGATGGCGAAAGGTATGCAAACTCCCGCCAAAAAACGGGCCGCCATGATGAAGAGAAAAAGCATTGGTTCGATTATCAAACCGCCGAAAATGAAGCCGAAGGCCGCAGCGTAA